A single region of the Streptomyces sp. AM 4-1-1 genome encodes:
- a CDS encoding ABC transporter substrate-binding protein has translation MSRTRHTAVFALITVAALTLTACGSGDPATAPAGGTGPAGAARGKIPTTDVVSSVKEDPAAVALLPQRVREAGTVSLAASVGAPPGAFYLPDGKTLAGIDIDFADAVTKKLGLRVKREIAAFEAILPALGSGKYDVGTGNFGVTDERRKQIDFATYINDGQGFAVRNDSKLTKVTDLTQLCGLTVATSAGTTFEVTLEKNRQRCADAGEKPYDVKTYAEDGALWISLQQGRSDVVMSTINGLRYAVTQQDGVRFLNEFKRLDVGFAFKKGTPLAPAFQAAVNSLKADGTYDRVLKKWGIGGSAIRTSQISPPEIK, from the coding sequence ATGTCCCGTACCCGGCACACCGCCGTCTTCGCGCTGATCACCGTCGCCGCTCTCACGCTCACCGCGTGCGGCTCCGGCGATCCGGCGACCGCACCCGCCGGGGGAACCGGGCCCGCCGGCGCCGCCCGGGGGAAGATCCCGACCACCGATGTGGTGTCCTCGGTGAAGGAGGACCCGGCAGCGGTGGCCCTGCTGCCCCAGCGGGTCCGCGAGGCGGGCACCGTCTCCCTCGCCGCCAGTGTCGGGGCGCCGCCCGGTGCCTTCTACCTGCCGGACGGGAAGACCCTGGCCGGTATCGACATCGACTTCGCGGACGCCGTCACCAAGAAGCTCGGGCTCCGCGTCAAGCGCGAGATCGCGGCCTTCGAGGCGATCCTGCCCGCGCTGGGCAGCGGGAAGTACGACGTGGGCACGGGGAACTTCGGGGTCACCGACGAACGCCGCAAGCAGATCGACTTCGCCACGTACATCAATGACGGCCAGGGCTTCGCCGTCCGGAACGACAGCAAGCTGACGAAGGTCACCGATCTGACGCAGCTCTGCGGACTGACCGTCGCCACGAGCGCCGGGACGACGTTCGAGGTGACGCTGGAGAAGAACCGGCAGCGGTGCGCCGACGCGGGTGAGAAGCCCTACGACGTGAAGACGTACGCCGAGGACGGCGCCCTCTGGATCTCGCTCCAGCAGGGGCGCAGCGATGTGGTGATGTCGACGATCAACGGCTTGCGGTACGCGGTGACCCAGCAGGACGGGGTGCGTTTCCTCAACGAGTTCAAGCGGCTCGACGTCGGCTTCGCGTTCAAGAAGGGCACCCCGCTGGCGCCCGCCTTCCAGGCCGCGGTCAACAGCCTCAAGGCGGACGGCACCTACGACCGGGTGCTGAAGAAGTGGGGCATCGGCGGCTCGGCGATCAGGACGTCGCAGATCTCACCGCCGGAGATCAAGTGA